One Symphalangus syndactylus isolate Jambi chromosome 20, NHGRI_mSymSyn1-v2.1_pri, whole genome shotgun sequence DNA segment encodes these proteins:
- the ASGR2 gene encoding asialoglycoprotein receptor 2 yields the protein MAKDFQDIQQLSSEENDHPFHRGPPAQPLAQRLCSMVRFSLLALSFNILLLVVICVIGYQSAQLEAELQSLKEAFSNFSSSTLTEVHALSTHGGSVGDKITSLGTKLEKQQQDLKADHDTLLLHLKHFPVDLRFVACQMELLHSNGSQRTCCPVNWVEHQGSCYWFSRFGKAWAEAEKYCQLENAHLVVINSWEEQKFIVQHTNPFNTWIGLTDSDGSWKWVDGTDYRHNYKNWAVTQPDNWHGHELGGSEDCVEVQPDGRWNDDFCLQVYRWVCEKRQNATGEAA from the exons ATGGCCAAGGACTTTCAAGATATCCAGCAGCTGAGCTCAGAGGAAAATGACCATCCCTTCCATCGAG GGCCAcctgcccagcccctggcacAGCGTCTCTGCTCCATGGTCCGCTTCAGTCTGCTTGCCCTGAGCTTCAACATCCTGCTGCTGGTGGTCATCTGTGTGATTGGGTACCAAA GTGCACAGCTGGAAGCCGAGCTGCAGAGCCTGAAGGAAGCTTTCAGCAACTTCTCCTCGAGCACGCTGACGGAGGTCCATGCTCTCAGCACCCACG GAGGCAGCGTGGGTGACAAGATCACATCCCTAGGAACCAAGCTGGAGAAACAGCAGCAGGACCTGAAAGCAG ATCACGACACCCTGCTTCTCCATCTGAAGCATTTCCCCGTGGACCTGCGCTTCGTGGCCTGCCAGATGGAGCTCCTCCACAGCAATG gctcccaaaggaCCTGCTGCCCTGTCAACTGGGTGGAGCACCAAGGCAGCTGCTACTGGTTCTCTCGCTTCGGGAAGGCCTGGGCCGAGGCGGAGAAGTACTGCCAACTGGAGAATGCGCACCTGGTGGTCATCAACTCCTGGGAGGAGCAG AAATTCATTGTACAACACACGAACCCCTTCAATACCTGGATAGGTCTCACGGACAGCGATGGCTCCTGGAAATGGGTGGATGGCACAGACTATAGGCACAACTACAA GAACTGGGCTGTCACTCAGCCAGATAACTGGCACGGGCACGAGCTGGGTGGAAGTGAAGACTGTGTTGAAGTCCAGCCGGATGGCCGCTGGAACGATGACTTCTGCCTGCAGGTGTACCGCTGGGTGTGTGAGAAGAGGCAGAATGCCACCGGCGAGGCGGCCTGA
- the CLEC10A gene encoding C-type lectin domain family 10 member A isoform X1, with translation MTRTYENFQYLENEEKVQGFKNGPPPPQSLLQRLHSGPCLLLLSLGLGLLLLVIICVVGFQNSKFQRDLVTLRTDFSNFTSNTVAEIQALTFQGSSLEETIASLKAEVERLKQEQQAGVSELQEHTKQKAHLGHCPHCPSVCVPVHSEMLLRVQRLVQDLNKLTCQVAALNNNASTEGTCCPVNWVEHRDSCYWFSRSGMPWAEAEKYCQLKDAHLVVINSREEQNFVQEHLGSAYTWMGLSDSEGAWKWVDGTDYATGFQNWKPGQPDDWQGHGLGGGEDCAHFHPDGRWNDDVCQKPYHWVCEAGLGQTSQESH, from the exons ATGACAAGGACGTATGAAAACTTCCAGTACTTGGAGAATGAGGAGAAAGTCCAGGGGTTTAAAAATG GGCCACCTCCTCCCCAATCCCTCCTGCAGCGTCTCCACTCTGGGCCCTGCCTTCTCCTGCTGTCCCTGGGCCTCGGCCTCCTGCTGCTGGTCATCATCTGTGTGGTTGGATTCCAAA ATTCCAAATTTCAGAGGGACCTGGTGACCCTGAGGACAGATTTTAGCAACTTCACCTCAAACACTGTGGCTGAGATTCAGGCACTGACTTTCCAGG GCAGCAGCTTGGAAGAAACGATAGCATCTCTGAAAGCTGAGGTGGAGCGTCTCAAGCAGGAACAGCAGGCAG GGGTATCTGAGCTCCAGGAACACACTAAACAGAAGGCACACCTAGGACACTGTCCCCACTGCCCATCCGTGTGTGTCCCAGTTCATTCTGAAATGCTCCTGCGAGTCCAGCGGCTGGTGCAAGACCTGAATAAACTGACCTGCCAGGTGGCCGCTCTCAACAACAATG cctccactGAAGGGACCTGCTGCCCCGTCAATTGGGTAGAGCACCGAGACAGCTGCTACTGGTTCTCTCGCTCTGGGATGCCCTGGGCCGAGGCTGAGAAGTACTGCCAGCTGAAGGACGCCCACCTGGTGGTCATCAACTCCAGGGAGGAGCAG AATTTTGTCCAGGAACATCTAGGCTCCGCATACACCTGGATGGGCCTCAGTGACTCTGAAGGAGCCTGGAAGTGGGTGGATGGAACAGACTATGCGACCGGCTTCCA GAACTGGAAGCCAGGCCAGCCAGACGACTGGCAGGGGCACGGGCTGGGTGGAGGCGAGGACTGTGCTCACTTCCACCCAGACGGCAGGTGGAATGACGACGTCTGCCAGAAGCCCTACCACTGGGTCTGCGAGGCTGGCCTGGGTCAGACCAGCCAGGAGAGTCACTGA
- the CLEC10A gene encoding C-type lectin domain family 10 member A isoform X3 codes for MTRTYENFQYLENEEKVQGFKNGPPPPQSLLQRLHSGPCLLLLSLGLGLLLLVIICVVGFQNSKFQRDLVTLRTDFSNFTSNTVAEIQALTFQGSSLEETIASLKAEVERLKQEQQAVHSEMLLRVQRLVQDLNKLTCQVAALNNNASTEGTCCPVNWVEHRDSCYWFSRSGMPWAEAEKYCQLKDAHLVVINSREEQNFVQEHLGSAYTWMGLSDSEGAWKWVDGTDYATGFQNWKPGQPDDWQGHGLGGGEDCAHFHPDGRWNDDVCQKPYHWVCEAGLGQTSQESH; via the exons ATGACAAGGACGTATGAAAACTTCCAGTACTTGGAGAATGAGGAGAAAGTCCAGGGGTTTAAAAATG GGCCACCTCCTCCCCAATCCCTCCTGCAGCGTCTCCACTCTGGGCCCTGCCTTCTCCTGCTGTCCCTGGGCCTCGGCCTCCTGCTGCTGGTCATCATCTGTGTGGTTGGATTCCAAA ATTCCAAATTTCAGAGGGACCTGGTGACCCTGAGGACAGATTTTAGCAACTTCACCTCAAACACTGTGGCTGAGATTCAGGCACTGACTTTCCAGG GCAGCAGCTTGGAAGAAACGATAGCATCTCTGAAAGCTGAGGTGGAGCGTCTCAAGCAGGAACAGCAGGCAG TTCATTCTGAAATGCTCCTGCGAGTCCAGCGGCTGGTGCAAGACCTGAATAAACTGACCTGCCAGGTGGCCGCTCTCAACAACAATG cctccactGAAGGGACCTGCTGCCCCGTCAATTGGGTAGAGCACCGAGACAGCTGCTACTGGTTCTCTCGCTCTGGGATGCCCTGGGCCGAGGCTGAGAAGTACTGCCAGCTGAAGGACGCCCACCTGGTGGTCATCAACTCCAGGGAGGAGCAG AATTTTGTCCAGGAACATCTAGGCTCCGCATACACCTGGATGGGCCTCAGTGACTCTGAAGGAGCCTGGAAGTGGGTGGATGGAACAGACTATGCGACCGGCTTCCA GAACTGGAAGCCAGGCCAGCCAGACGACTGGCAGGGGCACGGGCTGGGTGGAGGCGAGGACTGTGCTCACTTCCACCCAGACGGCAGGTGGAATGACGACGTCTGCCAGAAGCCCTACCACTGGGTCTGCGAGGCTGGCCTGGGTCAGACCAGCCAGGAGAGTCACTGA
- the CLEC10A gene encoding C-type lectin domain family 10 member A isoform X2, which produces MTRTYENFQYLENEEKVQGFKNGPPPPQSLLQRLHSGPCLLLLSLGLGLLLLVIICVVGFQNSKFQRDLVTLRTDFSNFTSNTVAEIQALTFQGSSLEETIASLKAEVERLKQEQQAVHSEMLLRVQRLVQDLNKLTCQVAALNNNGEEASTEGTCCPVNWVEHRDSCYWFSRSGMPWAEAEKYCQLKDAHLVVINSREEQNFVQEHLGSAYTWMGLSDSEGAWKWVDGTDYATGFQNWKPGQPDDWQGHGLGGGEDCAHFHPDGRWNDDVCQKPYHWVCEAGLGQTSQESH; this is translated from the exons ATGACAAGGACGTATGAAAACTTCCAGTACTTGGAGAATGAGGAGAAAGTCCAGGGGTTTAAAAATG GGCCACCTCCTCCCCAATCCCTCCTGCAGCGTCTCCACTCTGGGCCCTGCCTTCTCCTGCTGTCCCTGGGCCTCGGCCTCCTGCTGCTGGTCATCATCTGTGTGGTTGGATTCCAAA ATTCCAAATTTCAGAGGGACCTGGTGACCCTGAGGACAGATTTTAGCAACTTCACCTCAAACACTGTGGCTGAGATTCAGGCACTGACTTTCCAGG GCAGCAGCTTGGAAGAAACGATAGCATCTCTGAAAGCTGAGGTGGAGCGTCTCAAGCAGGAACAGCAGGCAG TTCATTCTGAAATGCTCCTGCGAGTCCAGCGGCTGGTGCAAGACCTGAATAAACTGACCTGCCAGGTGGCCGCTCTCAACAACAATGGTGAGGAAG cctccactGAAGGGACCTGCTGCCCCGTCAATTGGGTAGAGCACCGAGACAGCTGCTACTGGTTCTCTCGCTCTGGGATGCCCTGGGCCGAGGCTGAGAAGTACTGCCAGCTGAAGGACGCCCACCTGGTGGTCATCAACTCCAGGGAGGAGCAG AATTTTGTCCAGGAACATCTAGGCTCCGCATACACCTGGATGGGCCTCAGTGACTCTGAAGGAGCCTGGAAGTGGGTGGATGGAACAGACTATGCGACCGGCTTCCA GAACTGGAAGCCAGGCCAGCCAGACGACTGGCAGGGGCACGGGCTGGGTGGAGGCGAGGACTGTGCTCACTTCCACCCAGACGGCAGGTGGAATGACGACGTCTGCCAGAAGCCCTACCACTGGGTCTGCGAGGCTGGCCTGGGTCAGACCAGCCAGGAGAGTCACTGA